In Niallia sp. FSL W8-0635, one genomic interval encodes:
- a CDS encoding MFS transporter produces the protein MKSKKNTLALIALAISAFAIGTTEFISVGLLPLIAEDFHVGITTAGLTVSIYALGVTIGAPVLTAITSNISRKSLLLWIMFVFIVGNSIAAIAPNITILLIARIISAFAHGIFMSIGSTIAADLVAKEKRASAISIMFSGLTVATVTGVPFGTFIGQHFGWRLAFITIVIIGIIAFIANSVLVPSNLSKGGRVTLKDQLRLVTNGRLLMLFLITALGYGGTFVVFTYLSPLLHEVTGFNQNTVAGILLLYGVAIAIGNMVGGRLSNKNPLQALFYMFIIQAIILFVLSFTLPFKVIGLISILFMGLLAFMNVPGLQVYVVILAERYVPSAVDVASAVNIAAFNAGIAIGSYLGGVVTNTLGLIHTPWVGGVMVMAAIFLTGFSLILEKNTFEKGVLSR, from the coding sequence GTGAAGTCAAAAAAGAATACTCTCGCTTTAATAGCATTGGCTATTAGTGCTTTTGCAATCGGGACAACGGAATTCATAAGTGTCGGTTTACTCCCCTTAATTGCAGAAGATTTTCACGTAGGTATTACAACAGCAGGATTAACTGTTTCTATTTATGCATTAGGTGTCACAATAGGAGCACCAGTCTTAACAGCTATTACATCAAATATTTCGCGGAAATCACTATTATTGTGGATTATGTTTGTGTTTATTGTAGGAAATAGTATTGCTGCAATCGCACCAAATATAACGATTTTACTTATTGCACGAATCATATCTGCTTTTGCACACGGAATATTTATGTCTATTGGTTCAACAATCGCAGCAGATTTAGTAGCAAAAGAAAAAAGAGCAAGTGCTATCTCTATTATGTTCTCCGGATTAACTGTTGCAACCGTTACAGGAGTTCCCTTTGGAACCTTTATCGGACAACACTTTGGATGGAGATTAGCATTTATTACAATAGTTATTATTGGTATTATCGCATTTATCGCAAATAGTGTGCTTGTCCCAAGTAATTTATCTAAGGGTGGACGAGTGACATTAAAGGATCAATTGCGTTTAGTCACAAATGGACGTCTTTTAATGCTATTTTTAATTACTGCTTTAGGATATGGAGGTACCTTTGTAGTATTCACTTATCTTTCGCCACTATTGCATGAAGTGACTGGTTTTAATCAAAATACAGTCGCAGGAATTTTATTATTATATGGTGTTGCCATTGCTATTGGTAACATGGTCGGCGGTAGGCTATCCAATAAAAATCCGCTTCAAGCTTTATTTTATATGTTTATTATTCAAGCAATTATTCTGTTCGTACTATCCTTTACACTTCCATTTAAGGTCATTGGCTTAATAAGCATTTTATTTATGGGATTATTGGCATTTATGAATGTACCGGGATTACAGGTATATGTCGTTATACTAGCAGAACGATATGTCCCAAGTGCAGTAGATGTTGCATCTGCGGTTAATATTGCAGCATTTAATGCTGGAATAGCAATTGGTTCCTATTTAGGAGGAGTCGTAACTAATACGCTTGGATTAATTCATACTCCTTGGGTTGGGGGAGTAATGGTTATGGCTGCTATCTTCCTTACAGGTTTTAGTTTAATTTTAGAAAAAAATACATTCGAAAAAGGAGTTTTATCACGATGA
- a CDS encoding winged helix-turn-helix transcriptional regulator — MENKKYNISVEATLEVIGGKWKCVILCHLTHGKKRTSELKRLMPNITQKMLTQQLRELEEDGVINRIIYQQIPPKVEYELSDYGRSLEPILNALCAWGDTHITKIYGDKSLVLEDSVLNQ, encoded by the coding sequence ATGGAAAATAAAAAATACAATATATCTGTTGAAGCAACTTTAGAAGTAATCGGGGGCAAATGGAAATGTGTAATATTATGTCACTTAACACATGGCAAAAAAAGAACGAGTGAACTAAAACGATTAATGCCGAATATTACGCAAAAAATGCTAACACAACAATTAAGAGAATTAGAAGAAGACGGCGTAATTAACCGTATTATCTATCAACAAATTCCCCCAAAGGTAGAATATGAATTAAGTGATTACGGGAGAAGTCTTGAGCCTATATTAAATGCTCTTTGCGCTTGGGGAGACACACATATAACCAAAATTTATGGGGATAAAAGCTTAGTGTTAGAAGATAGTGTGTTAAATCAATAA
- a CDS encoding S41 family peptidase, translating to MNRKWLAVYMAGSLLAGSGMTYMGITVLEKRQEEQSTDHTMETNSLYKLDKAYQLILQNYVENVDKQKLEDGAIRGMLATLEDPYSVYMDQEAAKQFEQALDSSFEGIGAEISIEEDKMIIVSPIKGSPAEKAGIKPQDQIISVDGESVEGKDLNDVIGKIRGEKGTKVELEIKRKTVDKPLKVTIVRDEVPQITVYSDIKKDGGEKIGYIEITSFSKDTASEFDKALSSLEKNGISGLILDVRGNPGGLLTSVNAIVEQFLPDNKPYVQIENRNGDREQFYSDLSKKKEYPVVVLIDNGSASASEILAAALKEGAEYPLIGENSFGKGTVQQPIMMDDGSEIKLTVSKWLTPDGNWIHKQGIKPTIEVKQTNLYHTHPLQIADSLKQEDNDDQVQYAQEILTSLGFTTDRQDGYYSPQTEVAVRAFQEKNALEVTGIIDQKTAAKMEESVRQEKLKDENDIQLQTAIRYLVH from the coding sequence ATGAATCGAAAATGGCTGGCTGTTTATATGGCAGGCTCCTTACTAGCGGGGTCAGGAATGACATATATGGGAATAACCGTTTTAGAAAAAAGACAGGAGGAGCAATCAACTGATCATACAATGGAGACGAATTCTCTTTATAAACTAGATAAAGCTTACCAGTTAATTCTTCAAAACTATGTGGAAAATGTAGACAAGCAGAAATTAGAAGATGGAGCAATTAGAGGGATGCTGGCTACATTGGAGGACCCATATTCTGTCTATATGGATCAAGAGGCGGCAAAGCAATTTGAACAGGCATTGGATTCTTCGTTTGAAGGAATCGGAGCGGAAATAAGTATAGAAGAAGATAAAATGATCATTGTTTCGCCGATTAAAGGTTCTCCAGCAGAGAAAGCAGGCATCAAACCACAAGATCAAATTATTTCCGTGGATGGGGAAAGCGTTGAAGGAAAGGATTTAAATGATGTCATTGGTAAGATTAGAGGGGAAAAGGGAACAAAGGTGGAACTAGAGATTAAACGAAAAACGGTGGATAAACCGTTAAAAGTGACGATTGTTCGAGACGAAGTTCCTCAAATTACTGTCTATTCGGATATCAAAAAAGATGGTGGAGAAAAGATAGGTTATATAGAAATTACGTCTTTTTCTAAAGATACAGCAAGTGAGTTTGATAAAGCGTTGAGTAGTTTAGAGAAAAATGGAATCTCGGGCCTCATCTTAGATGTACGTGGTAATCCAGGAGGGTTACTTACTAGCGTTAACGCGATAGTAGAGCAATTTTTACCAGACAATAAGCCCTATGTTCAAATAGAGAATCGAAATGGTGATCGTGAACAGTTTTATTCCGATTTATCGAAGAAAAAAGAATATCCAGTAGTTGTGTTAATTGATAATGGAAGTGCCTCTGCATCAGAAATTTTAGCTGCTGCATTAAAAGAAGGAGCAGAATATCCACTAATTGGCGAGAATTCATTCGGGAAAGGAACAGTCCAACAGCCAATCATGATGGATGATGGAAGTGAAATTAAATTAACTGTTTCCAAATGGTTGACACCTGATGGAAATTGGATTCATAAACAAGGAATAAAGCCTACTATTGAAGTAAAGCAAACCAATTTGTATCATACTCATCCGTTACAAATTGCAGATTCATTAAAGCAAGAGGATAACGATGATCAAGTCCAATATGCACAAGAAATTCTGACAAGTTTAGGGTTTACAACTGATAGACAGGATGGCTATTATAGTCCGCAAACAGAAGTAGCCGTTCGGGCATTTCAAGAAAAAAATGCATTAGAGGTTACAGGTATTATTGATCAAAAAACTGCAGCCAAGATGGAGGAATCAGTAAGGCAAGAAAAACTGAAAGATGAAAATGATATCCAGCTGCAAACAGCAATACGATATTTAGTTCATTAA
- a CDS encoding manganese catalase family protein, with the protein MFYHIKELAYQAKPERPDPVFAKKIQELIGGQFGEMSVMNQYLFQAWGTRKHDKYRDLLLDTGTEEIGHIELLATMVARLLDDAPVTELETAAASNPAMAAIIGGMNPQHAIVSGLGAMPKDSMGVPWNAGYVAASGNLLADMRANLNAESQGRLQAVRLYEQTDDRGIKDMLSFLIARDTMHQNQWLAAIYELEQQEGVVVPSTFPKHLEKTDVSYLFLNHSMGDESSKGRWASGPSMDGMGTFQYVKDVPPFGPAPRLKPAPPAVHATPPNVQ; encoded by the coding sequence ATGTTTTATCATATTAAAGAATTAGCTTACCAAGCAAAACCCGAAAGACCAGATCCAGTATTTGCTAAAAAAATACAGGAATTAATCGGTGGCCAATTCGGGGAAATGTCCGTAATGAATCAATACTTATTCCAAGCTTGGGGTACTAGAAAACATGATAAATATCGTGATTTATTATTAGATACTGGAACAGAGGAAATTGGGCATATTGAATTATTGGCAACAATGGTTGCAAGATTACTAGATGACGCACCAGTTACAGAACTTGAAACAGCAGCAGCTAGCAATCCTGCAATGGCTGCCATTATTGGTGGAATGAACCCACAGCATGCCATTGTCTCAGGACTTGGCGCAATGCCAAAAGATAGTATGGGAGTTCCTTGGAATGCAGGATATGTTGCTGCAAGCGGCAATTTACTAGCTGATATGCGTGCAAATTTAAATGCAGAATCACAAGGGCGACTTCAAGCAGTTCGCTTATATGAACAAACGGATGATAGAGGAATTAAGGATATGCTGTCATTTTTAATTGCCCGTGACACGATGCATCAAAACCAATGGCTTGCTGCTATTTATGAACTGGAACAACAAGAAGGTGTAGTTGTACCAAGTACGTTCCCTAAGCATTTAGAAAAAACAGATGTATCCTATCTATTCCTTAATCATTCGATGGGAGATGAAAGCAGCAAAGGAAGATGGGCATCTGGGCCGAGCATGGACGGCATGGGAACTTTCCAATATGTAAAAGATGTTCCACCATTTGGTCCAGCTCCAAGATTGAAACCAGCTCCTCCTGCCGTGCATGCTACCCCCCCTAATGTTCAATAA